A window from Leptothermofonsia sichuanensis E412 encodes these proteins:
- a CDS encoding helix-turn-helix domain-containing protein, with protein MAGVTSVKVKESLDELVQQLQQVETPKDKERLQVLYWLKQEKPPSIGAIAKAIGKHRNTVGRWLLQYREGGVSAMLERKVSSGGVRKIPQWAEEALAKRLKNSEHGFASYGAVQQWLAEELGVEAEYHAVYQMTRYRLQAKLKVARPQNIKQDCERRESFKKTLQMTWSC; from the coding sequence ATGGCTGGAGTCACCTCGGTTAAAGTCAAAGAAAGTCTCGATGAGCTAGTCCAACAATTGCAACAAGTGGAAACACCAAAGGACAAGGAACGCCTGCAAGTGCTGTACTGGCTCAAACAGGAAAAGCCACCCAGCATTGGTGCGATTGCCAAAGCGATCGGGAAACATCGCAATACAGTAGGGAGATGGTTATTGCAGTATCGGGAAGGTGGGGTGAGTGCCATGCTGGAACGTAAAGTGTCGTCTGGCGGTGTCCGCAAGATTCCACAATGGGCGGAAGAGGCACTGGCTAAGCGATTAAAGAACTCGGAACATGGATTTGCCAGTTATGGAGCTGTGCAACAGTGGTTAGCGGAGGAGTTGGGTGTCGAAGCGGAGTATCATGCGGTATACCAAATGACGCGCTATCGCCTCCAAGCGAAGCTGAAAGTGGCTCGTCCGCAAAATATCAAGCAGGATTGTGAACGGCGCGAATCATTTAAAAAAACCTTGCAGATGACCTGGAGTTGTTGA
- a CDS encoding MarC family protein has product MCPEPHLNWYEYPPKVQIRIIRQAILVAGGILFIFALFGNQVLRYLGISIEAFQVAAGILLLKIAVDMVFAQHQRETKAEESEAQTRTDISVFPLGTPLIAGPGALASILVLQGEAGIYSFGTAIVLGITMVVLLLLYTSLAIAQTLTRWLGQTGINVISRILGILLAALAVEYVSHGILALIKKTLL; this is encoded by the coding sequence ATCTGCCCTGAACCCCATTTAAATTGGTATGAGTATCCCCCTAAAGTGCAAATACGCATCATTCGTCAGGCCATTTTGGTTGCAGGGGGAATTCTGTTTATCTTTGCTCTATTTGGTAACCAGGTGTTGCGCTATCTGGGAATCAGTATCGAAGCCTTTCAGGTGGCTGCTGGAATTTTGTTACTGAAAATTGCAGTGGATATGGTGTTTGCCCAGCATCAGCGAGAAACAAAAGCAGAAGAATCAGAAGCCCAAACTCGAACAGACATCAGTGTGTTTCCCCTGGGGACTCCGTTGATAGCTGGACCTGGTGCGTTAGCCAGTATTCTGGTCTTGCAGGGAGAGGCAGGCATCTATTCTTTCGGTACGGCGATCGTTTTAGGTATTACGATGGTGGTGCTGTTGCTGCTCTATACTTCCCTGGCGATCGCCCAAACCCTGACCCGGTGGCTCGGACAGACAGGCATTAATGTGATTTCCAGAATATTGGGAATACTACTCGCGGCGCTGGCAGTAGAGTATGTCTCCCATGGGATCCTGGCTCTCATCAAAAAAACATTGCTCTGA
- a CDS encoding IS630 family transposase: MSQYARQVIQEERPIRYFAQDESRFGLKTLIGRLITACGIKPIGQWLWLFKAFWLYGAVEPATGESFFLQFSHVDTACYQAFLEEFSKAYPDSLNILQVDNGRFHSSKDLVVPENVILLFQPAYCPELNPIERLWEYLKADLKWASFKTLEQLQAKVDQLLAQLTPEVIASITGYSFILNALSALNPI, encoded by the coding sequence TTGAGCCAGTATGCTCGGCAAGTCATCCAGGAGGAGCGTCCTATCCGTTATTTTGCTCAGGATGAAAGTCGCTTTGGACTCAAAACCCTGATTGGGCGCTTGATTACTGCTTGTGGTATCAAACCGATTGGGCAATGGCTATGGTTGTTCAAAGCGTTTTGGCTCTATGGGGCCGTCGAACCAGCAACCGGAGAGTCGTTTTTCTTGCAATTCTCCCATGTGGATACTGCTTGCTATCAAGCGTTCCTCGAGGAGTTCTCCAAAGCCTACCCCGATAGTCTCAACATTCTACAAGTGGATAACGGGCGTTTTCACAGCAGTAAAGATTTAGTGGTGCCAGAGAATGTGATTTTATTGTTTCAACCTGCTTACTGCCCAGAGTTAAATCCGATTGAAAGGTTGTGGGAATACCTCAAGGCAGATTTGAAGTGGGCTTCGTTCAAAACGCTAGAGCAACTCCAAGCGAAGGTCGATCAACTCCTGGCTCAATTGACTCCAGAAGTTATTGCTTCGATCACAGGATATTCCTTCATCCTGAATGCCCTATCTGCCCTGAACCCCATTTAA
- a CDS encoding MarC family protein, which translates to MTSFILRAFLTLFVVLDPIGLVPIFITLAGDTDLNWI; encoded by the coding sequence ATGACCTCTTTTATTCTGCGGGCATTCCTTACCCTCTTTGTTGTTCTGGATCCAATCGGGTTGGTGCCCATTTTTATCACCCTGGCAGGTGATACCGATTTAAATTGGATATAG
- the lon gene encoding endopeptidase La, whose translation MMTNPPINGNQNSEAEVQNTPEIPDTLPVLPLINTVVVPMAVAPIVVGQERSVKLVDEVMRTNRLVGLVAQRHPEARPAGPDDIYRVGTAAIIHRFLRLPDGTLQLVVQGLERIRILDFLQTEPFLVARVEIAPEQATAGMELEARRRTLGELFSKLVPLTEDIPNELAAAGENISDPRMFAYLVAAMTPMETPVRQEILELDAIDHKLQRLIEVVQQELAVRELQQQIASDAQEKISKTQREYILREQLKSIQRELGEDDAEQAEIQELRTQLEAAQLPEEARKEAFRELSRLERLPAISPEYGMIRTYLDWMVNLPWNATTGEAIDLGYARQVLDEDHYDLEKIKDRILEYLAVKKLKSERAAALEELSSDQENASEETPAPQKPPEPVLEEIRREPILCFVGPPGVGKTSLGQSIARAVGRKFVRISLGGVSDEAEIRGHRRTYIGALPGRLIQALRRSETADPVFMLDEVDKLGRSFQGDPAAALLEVLDPAQNHTFVDTYLGVPFDLSRVLFICTANTVETIPSPLLDRMEILSLSGYTEMEKLHIARRYLLPKQLRANGLKPEELSITDAALQRIIREYTREAGVRSLEREIGAVVRKVARQIAEGKVAATTVEAEHIPDYLRRPRFLDEMAERIDRPGIATGLAWTPVGGDVLFVEATMMSGRAEQLVLTGMLGDVMRESAQAALSYVRSNAETLGIDPKAFVGKVVHVHVPAGATPKDGPSAGVTMMTAIASVASGRLVRNDVAMTGEITLRGKVLPVGGIREKVLAAYRAAIKTVILPQRNESDLEDVPEEVRHQLQFVPVSTAEEVLATALTPASS comes from the coding sequence ATGATGACTAACCCGCCGATCAATGGAAACCAAAATTCTGAAGCGGAGGTGCAAAATACCCCAGAAATTCCGGACACTCTGCCAGTTCTACCTCTGATCAATACCGTTGTGGTTCCCATGGCCGTGGCTCCCATCGTGGTCGGGCAGGAGCGATCGGTGAAACTTGTAGACGAAGTCATGCGCACCAATCGGCTGGTTGGGCTGGTGGCACAGCGTCACCCGGAGGCACGGCCTGCTGGACCAGATGATATCTACCGCGTGGGCACAGCCGCCATTATTCATCGCTTCCTCCGGCTACCGGATGGCACCCTCCAGCTTGTTGTTCAGGGACTGGAGCGCATTCGGATTCTGGACTTTCTGCAAACCGAACCCTTCCTGGTCGCGCGGGTCGAAATCGCTCCGGAGCAGGCGACGGCAGGGATGGAACTGGAAGCACGCCGCCGCACATTGGGGGAATTATTCAGCAAGCTGGTACCCCTGACGGAGGATATTCCCAATGAATTAGCTGCCGCTGGTGAAAACATCAGTGACCCCCGCATGTTTGCTTATTTAGTCGCGGCGATGACCCCGATGGAAACCCCCGTGCGGCAGGAAATTCTGGAACTGGATGCGATCGATCACAAACTCCAGCGGCTGATTGAGGTTGTCCAGCAGGAACTGGCCGTGCGAGAATTACAGCAGCAAATTGCTTCGGACGCTCAGGAAAAAATTTCTAAAACCCAGCGAGAATACATTCTTCGCGAACAATTAAAATCCATTCAGCGGGAACTGGGTGAAGACGACGCAGAGCAGGCAGAAATTCAAGAGTTACGAACCCAGTTAGAAGCGGCTCAGTTGCCTGAAGAAGCCCGCAAAGAAGCCTTTCGAGAATTGTCCCGCCTGGAACGGCTGCCAGCTATCTCACCGGAATATGGCATGATTCGCACCTATCTCGACTGGATGGTGAATCTGCCCTGGAATGCTACCACGGGTGAGGCGATCGACCTGGGGTATGCCCGTCAGGTACTGGATGAGGATCACTACGATCTGGAGAAGATCAAAGACCGGATTCTAGAATATCTCGCGGTTAAAAAACTCAAGAGCGAACGCGCCGCTGCTCTGGAAGAGCTATCCTCTGACCAGGAAAATGCCTCAGAAGAGACACCCGCTCCCCAGAAGCCTCCAGAGCCTGTGCTGGAAGAGATTCGCCGTGAACCAATTTTGTGTTTTGTCGGTCCACCTGGTGTTGGCAAAACTTCCCTGGGACAGTCCATCGCCCGTGCGGTGGGGCGCAAGTTTGTCCGGATCAGTCTGGGTGGGGTGAGCGATGAAGCCGAGATTCGCGGTCACCGCCGCACCTATATTGGGGCCTTACCGGGTCGCCTGATTCAAGCCCTGCGGCGATCAGAAACCGCTGATCCCGTCTTTATGCTCGATGAGGTGGATAAACTGGGCCGAAGTTTTCAGGGCGATCCGGCAGCAGCCCTGCTGGAAGTCCTCGACCCTGCCCAAAACCATACCTTTGTAGACACCTATCTGGGTGTTCCTTTTGATTTATCGAGGGTATTGTTCATCTGTACCGCCAATACAGTCGAAACCATCCCTTCTCCCTTACTGGATCGGATGGAGATTTTGAGTCTCTCCGGCTATACCGAAATGGAGAAACTGCACATTGCCCGTCGCTATCTGCTGCCCAAACAACTGCGCGCCAATGGTCTCAAACCAGAGGAACTCTCTATTACGGATGCCGCGCTGCAACGGATTATTCGGGAATATACCCGTGAAGCAGGGGTGCGCAGTTTAGAACGAGAAATTGGGGCAGTGGTACGTAAAGTGGCTCGCCAGATTGCCGAAGGAAAAGTGGCTGCCACCACCGTTGAAGCGGAACACATTCCAGACTACCTGCGCCGCCCCCGCTTTCTCGATGAAATGGCAGAACGCATTGATCGCCCCGGCATTGCCACAGGTTTAGCCTGGACTCCTGTGGGAGGAGATGTCTTATTCGTGGAAGCCACGATGATGTCCGGACGCGCCGAACAGTTAGTGTTAACCGGAATGCTGGGAGACGTGATGCGAGAGTCTGCCCAGGCAGCCCTGTCCTATGTGCGTTCCAATGCAGAAACATTGGGCATCGATCCTAAAGCCTTTGTGGGCAAGGTGGTGCATGTGCATGTGCCAGCGGGGGCTACCCCCAAAGATGGCCCTTCGGCTGGGGTGACGATGATGACCGCGATCGCCTCTGTTGCCTCCGGTCGCCTGGTACGCAATGATGTGGCCATGACTGGGGAAATCACGCTGCGCGGTAAAGTACTGCCCGTAGGCGGGATTCGGGAAAAAGTCTTAGCCGCCTATCGAGCCGCTATTAAGACCGTGATTCTGCCCCAGCGGAATGAATCCGATCTGGAAGATGTACCCGAAGAGGTTCGTCATCAACTCCAATTTGTGCCGGTGAGTACAGCGGAGGAGGTTCTCGCAACCGCTCTGACACCGGCCAGTTCTTAA